Genomic segment of Oncorhynchus tshawytscha isolate Ot180627B linkage group LG13, Otsh_v2.0, whole genome shotgun sequence:
ACACTACATGCCTAGTCAGTTAGTCAACAACATCAGGAGACTCAGTCAATATTTACAAACTACAATATATGAACTGCATGTACATTCATACATTTCGTCTGGATAATACACCAATCCATTTTCAATACGTTTGCTTTGAAATGTCCTGTGTTATAGATTACAGAGTTactttgatttttgtttttactTCCGGGTTGTGCACTTTTCCTGGTTTTATTCACTAGCTTTTGGAGAGAACAACAACGAAGTTTTTATGGTAAGTAAATTGATCTGATCAAAATTATATCACATTTTCATTACAGTATAACAGTACGGTCAAATAAGGAGACTTCACGAACATTCCTTTGTAATACTTTTGAGTGAACCTTTTTTTCCCCTTGATGTTGCCTTCTGTGTTAGCTCAACTAGCAAACTTGCTTCCGTTATCATGAACTATTTTAGTTCGTTTTTAGCACATTGACAAAGGGTTTTTGTTATGAAacaaatatatattgtttttgtcTAAGGTAAGCTAACGCATCTTGCTAAAGAAAATAGTGATTCCTGAGACGTTTCAGAAGATGCTAGGCTAATGCTACATagccatttagctagctaacgttaactggctAGCCAGGGGCACCGCTTCAATCGCATCCAGCTATAAAATAACTCTTGCGTCATCTCCGTTatcaaggaaggaaggaagggagtaAGTCAGTTATCTTCTTGGGTTCTCAAGCATTTTGGAGCCAGGAATTCCATTTGTCATAGCAAATTCATCAGGAACCGCCACATAATCAGAACACAACTGGAGTGAGAAAAAATAGCATACAATGAGATTTACTATGACTTTGGCATTGCATGTTCGGATGAACCAAGTCTCTACCCCTGGGAAGGAACTTTTTTAGcagttatatttttttttattaacacATTTTCTAGGcttaaagcacattttctgcaattctacatattttgtcaTGGAGCGGAGCgactttttgttgttgcagctttaaacctcaaatacagcaattctacacattttcccaGGAGGCAGTCTCATGGCAAAATTTACAAtgaacattttattggtcacatacacatatttagcagatgttattgcaggtgtagcgaaatgcttctgctCCTACAGTGTAGtggtatctaacaatacacataaATCTAAAAGTTAAATAatagaattaagaaatatataaatattaggatgagcaatgtcagagtgacattgactaaaatacagtatagacatatgaAATTagttaaacagtatgtaaacctTATTAAAGTGAtaagtgattccatgtctatgtacatagggcagcagcctctaaggtgcagtgtTGAGTAATCGGGTGGCAGCTGGCtagttagtgatggctatttaacagtctgatggccttgagacagagagactgaaaaacaccttctgtctcagctttgatgcacctatatgGACCTCGTCTTtgaatgatagcggggtgaacaggccgtggctcggtggttgatgtcctttgtggccttcctgtgatatcaggtgctgtaggtgtttttttattttatttttattgaacctttatttaactaggcaagtcagttaagaacacattcttattttcaatgacggcctgggaaaagtgggttaactgcctgttcaggggcagaacgacagatttgtaccttgtcagctcggggatttgaactcacaaccttccggttactagtccaacgctctaaccactagggtaccctgccgccccgtgtcctagagggcaggcagtgtgcccccggggatgcgttgtgcagaccacaccaccctctggagagccctgtggttgcagggcgatgcagttgccttaccaggcggtgatacagcccgacaggatgctctcaattctgCATCTattaaagtttgtgagggtcttaggagcCAAGCTgagtttcttcagcctcctaaggttgacGAAGCACTATTGTGCCTTCTTCATCACATTGTCTGtgcgggtggaccatttcaggttgtcagtgatgtgtacgcagaggaacttgaagcatttcaccttctccactgcgatcTCATCGAtctggataggggtgtgctccctctgctcgctcccacgatcagctcctttgtattgttgagggagagattattttcctggcaccactctgtcagggcccttacctcctccctgtaggctgtctcatcattgttgataATCGGGCTACTactgttgtcgtctgcaaacttgatcaggatcagcatagtggaggtgttgtatcctacctttaccacctgggagcAGGAAGTCcatgacccagttgcacagggcgggggtcagacccagggcccgagcttaatgatgagcttggagggtacattggtgttgaaggctgagctatagtcaaagaacagcatttttacattgtccagatgggatagggcagtgtgcagtacgatggtgattgcatcatctgtggctcTATTGGggtgcaaattgcagtgggtctagggtgtcaggtaaagtGGAGGTCAAATTATCCTTagctagtctctcaaagcacttcatgatgacagatgtgagtgccacaatgcgatagtcatttagttcagttacctttgctttcttgggaacaggaacaatggtggacatcttaaagcaagtggggacagcagactgcgatagggagagattgaatatgtccgtaaacacaccagccagctggtctgcgcatgctctgaggacgtggctagggatgccgtctgggtcaGGAGCCCTGCAAGGGTTAactcttaaatgtcttactcatgtcggccacgtagaacgagagcccacagtccttgggagtgggttgcgtcggtggcactgtgttatccacgtgattgccttacagagaggataactacactgtttgtattcaaccatattcccagcaccttgccgtggttaaatgcgGCGGTTCACATTTGCGTAAATGCTGTCATCTATATacggtttttggtttgggtaggttttaatagtcacagtgggaacaacatcccctatacacttcctgatgaactcagtgtccatgtatacgtcaatgttattctcagaggcaacccggaacatatcccagtctgcggttgcatgacgtcggtgtccgcaacgtggctggttttccctttgtaatccatgattgtctgtagaccctgccacatatgtctcatgtctgagccgttgaaatgcgactccactttgtctcttcTGATGTTTTGCcagtttgattgccttacagagggaataaccacactattcaaccatattcccagtcaccttgccgtggttaaatgcgGCGGTTCAcatttgtgcgaatgctgccatctatccacggtttttggtttgggtaggttttcatagtcacagtgggaacaacatcccctatacacttcctgatgaactcagtgtCAATGTAATTCTCTGAggcaacccggaacatatcccagccgcgtgatcaaaacaatattGAAGTGTGGATTTCGATTGGTCAGATGAGCTGtgatagaccttagcacgggtacttcctgttggAGTTTCTGCCtttaggaagggaggagcagaatggagtcctgatctgatttgccgacgggagggcgggggagggccttgtagccatccTGGAAGGTAGAGTAACAATGGTCTGTAGTTTTTGAAGTGCGATTACTACAgacaatgtgttgatagaacatCGGTAGCGTTTTCCTTCAATTggatttgttaaaatccccagctacaatatatGCGGCCTCAGGATTTGTGGTTTCTTGTTagcacaaagtccagtgtagttccttgaagGCTGTCacggtatcggcttgagggggaatatacacagctgtggctataaccgaagagaattctcttgggacggtcggcatttgattgtgaggtattctagtgCGTTTATGTTCAAAAACATTGTAAGGGGAATACAAGAAGTGTTGAGTTGAAAAATGTTTAAATGGTGGAGTactgtggataccaatatccctgtgagcctTCCAGGCCCATGTTGCCCAGCGTAAATTGTAGATTAAAGGAGCTGTACTGTAATTCCAGGAAATGACCTTGTACTTTATCTACAGTAATAGTGGAAtgaaattacaaagcaaaaaataTTACACCCTCAACTTATTCCACTGATCCTTGGCCAAAATTAATTTAATCTGTGAGTAATATTCATTTCAGATCTGGTCCCGgaccccactttgagaaccccTGATCTACTAGATGGGTTATTGACAATGAATATAATTTATTGACTGTACCAACCGATAGTCTTTGCTGTCAGGGTGCAGCAAAAATACCTTTTCAATGTTTGAAAAAAGTTGACATCATGTTTTGTTAATTTAAAGACATTTTATGAATTTTatcctagtttttttttttaaatgacatcccCTCGTTCTTGTAGAAATCAGTTGACAAGTCTAGTGTGATCAAATCTTTTCTggcatgctttaaaaaaaatcttgctTATATGCCTTAGTTATATTTAATGTACATATGATCGTTTACCCCTAATTGCTGCAGCTAAGAGAAATTCTGTTTTTTGTTTCTCTTGTAGCCCCAAGTGACTGACAGTGATTCATGGGACATGCTATTGACAGCCTTTGGGAAGATTCTGAATGGGAGGGCTTGCTGCTGAGAACTGACTACAGCCACAAATCACCTTTTCCCTGCAGCTGACCCCGACTGCAACTACCATTATTCCAGCCCATAATTAACCTGTCATGTCTGAACCGAAGGAGTCGGGTGATCGTGGGAAAGACAGGGAGCGGGGCGCCCGTCCCAAGGTGAGACAGAGCCGgtctgaggagagaagagatgccGGCGGGGGgcaaaagggaggaagaggaaaaaaGAAAGGCCAGACATCCAATGAGCAAGCTGGGGAGCGGCCTGTCAGCGATGGGTTTGAGTATGGGGACCTGCTGACTGGTCTGGAGCCCAGGGACCgctgctcctcctctccactgAAGGAGGGCAGGAGATGGCAGGGCCTGGAGGGGGTCACTTCACTCAGCCAGGACAGGGGGACAGCCAGGCTGGCACAGGGGACAGCTGAGCCACCAACCAGTGAGGCTGAGGGCAGGGGGGCAGGTGGCAGTCGCACACTCCGCCAAAAGATCCAGGATGCCATGGGGCAGTGTTTCCCCATAAAGACCAACACTCCGTCGTCCAGTTCCACTCAGCATGTCTTTATGCCAcaagctgctgctgctggggctgGGTCCTCCTCGCGCCGCAAGATCCACCTTACTGAACTCATGCTGGATGACTGTCCCTTCGCTGCAGGCACCGAGCTGGCTCAGAAGTGGTACCTCATCAAGCAGCACACAGCCCCCATCTCCACACCTCCCGTAGTGGACACCTTGGTGGTCTGCGCTAGTGCCTCTGCCTCAAACTTGGCCGCCGTCGTGGAGGATGTGGATGACCGGTTGCGAGAGCGCAGGCGCATCAGCATCGAGCAAGGCGTGGAGCCGCCGCCCAACGCAGAGATCCACACGTTTGAGGTGACGGCCCAGATCAACCCTCTGTACAAGCTGGGGCCCAAACTGGCCCATGGTATGAATGAGCTTGCAGGGGATGACAGAGCTACCATTCACCAGCAACAGCAGCTGCTTCTCCAGAGGCAACAGCAGCACCAGCTcttgctgcagagctgtctggaCACTCTGGATGAGGTGGTGGCCGTGGCCTCCTCCTCTTCTGCCTCAGCATCTGCCTTGGTCCCTGTCTGTGAAGCTGCTTCTGTGCCTGACCCCATGGTTGACCCTGAGGTCACAGCCAGCCTCCAGCCAACCAAAATTGTTGTGCCCCAGGTTGAGGGTCCCCCTACTCAGGACGGCTATCGCATCCACACCCAGATCGACTACATCCACTGTCTGGTGCCTGACCTGCTGCAGATCACTAACCTACCCTGCTACTGGGGTGTGATGGACCGCTATGAGGCCGAGACACTGCTGGAGGGTAAGCCAGAGGGCACCTTCCTGCTCCGCGACTCAGCCCAGGAAGACTACCTCTTCTCCGTCAGCTTCCGCCGCTACGGCCGCTCGCTGCACGCCCGCATCGAGCAGTGGAACCACAACTTCAGCTTCGACGTGCACGACCCCAGTGTTTTCCATGCGCCCACCGTCACGGGTCTGCTGGAGCACTACAAGGACCCCAACTCCTGCATGTTCTTCGAGCCTCTGCTGTCCAACCCCATCCACCGCACCCTGCCCTTCAGCCTGCAGCACGTGTGCAGGGCGGTGATCAGCAGCTGCACCACCTACGACGGCATCAACGTGCTGCCCATCCCCAACACCCTGAAGAAACACCTGAAGGAGTACCATTACAAGCAGAGGGTGAGGGTACGGAGGATGGACACCTGGTGGGAATAACAAAGACCTTCTGGTGGAAGTGAACCACAACTAGGCTACTAACTTAACACTATGGAGGCAGGCCTCACTCAGTGGACAACCAGTTGACTCACTCCATTTTCTTCCATTTCGCTCTATTAAcatatacctacctactgcattCACTGTATACCTAGCTACCTGTTTTATCTATTTATAATTTACAATATAAGACCAATGTCTTAAACTCTGTGGATACTATGTTATTTCAATTCTGATGCACATTCACCCATTTTTCTCTGCTCACAATAAACTTCGGATTCATGGTAATGATACACCATGTGTGTAGAGGTGTATCAATTCTTTGGATTGAAGTGAACAGAGTCGAGGCTGGTTTGGTGACAATATGGAACACATACAGGTCTAATAATGGGTCAATGAATTACCATTGCCAAATGTAGGGTACTGGAGACGAACAGATGTGACTTCTAGTAGATAATGTGGATGGCAACCTGCTGGCAAGCTGCTGAGGACCTAGCTGGTGGTATAAACCATTTGCAAattcattttttatatattttgtgtcATTCCTTTGAAGGTGAAAGAAAGGTACTTGAAAGGGAATTTTTGACTCGTCCTAATTACTTGAATAATCCAATACTTTCCTGTATAGCCTATAGTTTTCAGAGATACACTAAAACTATGGGGTATAAGGCAGGTAAATGTCTCAAGCTTCTATCCATGTGAGATTTTACCGTTGTGTTACTTCCTATCAAATTAGAGAACATTGAAGCCATTGCTGAATGCCTAACACAAAATGAATCCAATTGCATGCGAGTTGAAGCCGTTTGTCAGTGTTAGAGCAAACAGACAGTGAGGGACGATAATAGAGCTGTTTTTTGTGGTGCTGAGAACAGAACATGAAGCAGCACCTACTGAGAAGAGCTCTATCTCTGTCTAGCTTTGGTCTATTGATCTTCTCAGCCTACCACTGAGCCTGTGTTGGAATCAGAGTAATGATGATGGAAGCACATTTAGGCTACCCTTACGGTTTGATTATTGAGTCAATGCGCCTTGTGCTTTGAGGCTATTGCTGTAGCCTGGTCCAATATACACATTCCAGCATGATGGGGATTTTCGGAAGGCCTCCATTTTGTATTGAGAAGTAATCTCAATATCATGTTTCAGTAGTGGCTATATCAAAGGGAGCATTGTATTATCAGAAAATAAAACTCCCTTTTTAGTACCTTGTCCTCACATGACCTGAAAACCTTACCAAGCTGTTGTTGAATTTATGCCATCTCTCTGTTGATGATGCTTGCGCCTGGAAGGCTGATGAAATGATACAGTTATTTGTACATTTACACATCCCTTCTGCTGGGACTAAAAGCAGATCTGGAAGAATTCAATAAAGCAGACCTCTAATGTGACAGACAGGAAATTGTATTTGCATATATAAATAGAAACTATCCCTTTAGTAAATTAATTGAATGGAGGACCCATTCATGGATTAAttaaagaaatacatttttgtatttatttaaccttttttaactaggcaaattaAAGAAATGAATGCCTTTGTAAATGTTCCCAAACAAGACACGGAGAACAAAAAGCACTTAATGCAAGGACTTTCATTTGACAGTTATTTTGGGGACCCATTCATGGATTAATTGCATAATTTAGCTATGCAGTGAAGTGATTGACCACTTTGTGTGAACACAATTTGGTATTAATGGGAACACACAAAAGAGAGGCCTCTGTGCTAATTGATGTGTGCAGTAATACAGTGGAGAGTACAGTGGACAGCCGTCCTGATATTGAGTGAGCATGGAGAATGGATCACTTCTGTCAGCAGTCACCTTAGGAATCATCACTGTGGTATGTCTTCAGATGGATGCTTTGATTTCATCTAGAGTGTTTCTTTTATTATGCTACTGTTTGTATTGAACCTTTTGTCCACTAAGGAGGATGTCGCCATACTTTCTGAAAAGTTCCATGGCAGCACTCAAAATGCACAGTGTTAGGgagacatcccactgggcacagacttcaTTTCAACGACTAGTTTTGATTGTATATTTGGTTGTTTTCAACTAACGTTAAAACCACAAAAAAATATAATgtaattggatttaggttaaaagttgggtgaaaaaatgaCAAAATTCCCTTATGTTTATGGCTTTTTTCAAATCCagtcagttttccacattgattcaacatcacAGATTTTTTTTGTAGACATGATGTGGAAACTATGTTGATTCAACCATTTTTTGCTCAGTTGGATGACCTTGTATATTTCCACAAGTCTAATGTTAAAATGTTTTCTATGTTGGAGGACACATTTAACCCACAAAACCATTCTTGGGCACATATAACTATTCAAGTGTAGTGTTGGAATGTAACAGTGGATGTGAACATGAATGCCTTTGCCTGGCTAGAGATTCCTCCAGCTTCATATGGGTACAGTAAACTCATTCAACATTCAACTTTAGATTTTCTTTCTTGAGtactctctctgtagctctcctcTAGAGTTGATAAACATTGGCTATAGGGGGCTGCAGGGTTGGGCAATGCCCACCCAAAATGTCATGTTGCCCACCCAATGGATTATGCCTGAGTTAATGTTAAACATATACAATTGCAGTAAGCAATCTTTGAAACAGCCAAAAGATTTCTGACTGCCCACTAAGGCATAATCTTAGAACTTGCCCTTGAGTTGATCTCCAAGTCCCGTATGTCTTACTGTCTTTGCCCTTCCTCTGACTTGTTACATTTTCCACCAAGTGTTTTTATGATGTGTGATTGATATAATCAGTTTCCACAGTGGGAACTACAGTATCACATCATGCTATTAGGGAGGGATGATTGCTCACTATGCTGCTGTGAAGAAGAGCATAGTTATCCCAATGGAAAGCAATCTTGTTTGGCTGAGTACCAACTATGTTTTTGCATGGTACATTTTTTATTCAGATATCTGTCCAAACAACCTTAATTGGATTTAGAGTGCTGAACAAAGAGTGCTGTTCTGGTTGATTAGGTTTAGATGTTGTTGTGGGAAACTGGGAATACTTTCATTGAGTTTCCCAGAATCAGCAATCCTCCCAGACACGGTAACAATTGCCTTTGTACCCAAAATACACTAAAGTGGACTTTCAAATGAGTAAGGAAAGTAACACTTTTTGGTTTATGACTGGGTCTAAAATTAGTCACCATACTATGTTTAGCTTCAGTCTAATTAGAATCATCCCATCTGCCATAGTGTTTATTAGATGCCTCAATCAACTCCTACGATTGCAATCTCTCATGTTGTTCTAAACATCACTCTCAGTACAACCCACAGAGCAGAGAAGCAGTAGTAACACTGCTGTACAGTCAGGAATGCAGTAGGTGGCTCTAAAGAGCTtcagcagactgtgtgtgtgcgcagtagATGGGAGGGTGGTTGGGGGCGGGGTGCTGTGGGGGGAGTGTGACTGCTGCAGCTGCCAGCGCCCTGGCTCTCATCATGCAGGTATTACAGGCGTCGGGGGAGAAGGAGGACTTCACTGCGCCTGGATCAACGTGCCCAGAGGGACACAAGGCACAGCAAGGCACAAAGTTGATTGGCCACACATACTTAGTCTGTTTGGGTCTTTCCCTTCTTCCTTTGAGGGAGAATATTTTCCCTCTCAGCCTAATCTGTAGAATAAGAAATTGGGGATGGAGAACACGCTTGGAATGTTCACAACACCTGAAGACAATATGTTCCCAAATAATATGTGGTTTAGAATCATAAAAATCAGTGAAATGGCTCATCGTTGGGGTATGAGTCTCTCAGGGGTGGTAAtgttgtctgtgtctgtatgtgttggGTCCTGAGCAGGAATATAATCATGAGAATCATCCACTCTGTATCTAGGACATGAATTCAGAGGAGGGTGTATCCAACTGATTCCAGATTCATGCCGGATGGATAAGGCTTGACGAGAGATTCCTCTTGTCCACCCAGGGAGTAGGAATACATTTCAGCGAGCAAGCAGGAGTTGTGCTGGCAGAGGAAACTCTGCAGCTGACAAGTTCTTTCACTGTTACTAAATTAATGCCACAGGAGGCCGGTGGCACCTGaattggggagaatgggctcatagtaatggctggaatggaataaatggaatggcattGAACACcttaaacacatggtttctatgtgtttgataccattccatttacttcAATCCAgctgttattatgagccgtcctcccctctgcAGCCTCCTGTGAATGAATCCCACTGAAATTCAGCCTTGAGTATGGATTGCATTATGAATCATCAAAACTACAGGACTTTTTCAAAGATTTTTTTTCCTTTTACCAAATAAATACACTTACTTGTGTTGTTAAAGCAGTACTCATAACAATTTTGAAATATTGCTGAATTGGGTAACTTGTGTTCCCTGTGAACAGCATTTGGTGAATATATTGGATACCACTATCAGTGATAAGCCCACAGTATTCTACTGTAGATATTTCCCTGTATACAAGCTTTAACTTAGTACATGCACACAGCTTATTTTTTGTCATCCaatattttcttgtttgcttaggGCTTTTTGTATGTCCTTACACCACAAAGAAACAGTATGTTGTATTTACAGTATATTTCCAGTGCATTACTTCTTCTTTGTACTTCTGTTTTCCCCGTGGCATACTGTATCTTCATGGCAGAGAGTTTCCTGCCTGTCTcataacccctccctctctcctgcagtGGCAAATCCTTGTTGCCACAATGGGAGGCGTGTACAAGAGCCAGCGGATGGCGCACACTTTTGATGGAAAGGCATAGCAAAGAACGCCAGACATAGCCCAGAAATGCATTTGCCACAAATGACATATTTATGTTAGAGCCAAGGACTCCTAGCAGTGTTATTATTTTACTTTGACTGTTGGGTTTTTGTATGACTTTATCAATTCATATAACATCTAGCATGTAACGTGTGGATTATGACAGTATCTTAAGGAAGTGATTTGAATGTGCTAATTATTGATGCTGTGATATGGTACTTCAGAGAAAGTGCAGCTCAATCTCCAGAACTAATTAGTAACATCGCTCTCCTTGATGAATAGGCTATAATCCACTATGTAGAACTGTTAAAGCTCTCCTTGATTCACCTGGAAATAGAAAACAATCCAGACTCAAAGTAAACAATATATTTTGTTTGTCTTCTTCCATTATAAAAGTGAAAAGTATGAGCCACGTAAATATAAATCTCTCTTCTACAATCTTTCCTCTTATAACAAATCCAAAATATCTATAtggtccaaaaaaaaaaacgatggctgatggccttgagatagaatcaAATTAAACATATTGGTCACAttcatgtgtttagcagatgttattatgggtgtatcgaaatgcttgtgtttttagCTCCCACATTGCAGTAATATCTCACAAcatatttcacaacatatacccaatacacacaaatctaagtaaaggaatggaattaagaatatataaatatatggacgagcaatgtcagagcggcatagactaagatacagtagaatagtatagaatacagtatatacatatgagatgagtaatgcaagataggtaaacattattaaagtgactagtgttccgtttattaaagtggccagtgatttcaagtctatgtatataggcagcagcctctaatgtgctagtgatagctatttaacagtctgatggccttgagatagaagctgtttttaagtctctcggtcccagctttgatgcacctgtactgacctcgccttctggatgatagcgggtgaacaggcagtggctcgggtggttgttgtccttgatgatctttttgaccttcctgtgacatcttcCTGTGACCCATTGTTTGTGGTTCAAAATGTTTAATGCATATACAGTATCCCCACACTACAGTACTGTGCACTGAGTGAACAACATTAGGACCACCTCATAGACCtcatgaccaggtgaatccagctgaaatgctatgatcccttatgtcacttgttaaatcaaccaatcagtgtagatgaaggggaggagacaggttaaatattactttttaagccttgagacaattgagacatggattgtgtattgtTCCGTTcatagggtgaatgggcaagacaaaatattgaagtgcttttcaacagggtatggtagtaggtgcatgGCGCACCGG
This window contains:
- the LOC112265542 gene encoding suppressor of cytokine signaling 5, which produces MSEPKESGDRGKDRERGARPKVRQSRSEERRDAGGGQKGGRGKKKGQTSNEQAGERPVSDGFEYGDLLTGLEPRDRCSSSPLKEGRRWQGLEGVTSLSQDRGTARLAQGTAEPPTSEAEGRGAGGSRTLRQKIQDAMGQCFPIKTNTPSSSSTQHVFMPQAAAAGAGSSSRRKIHLTELMLDDCPFAAGTELAQKWYLIKQHTAPISTPPVVDTLVVCASASASNLAAVVEDVDDRLRERRRISIEQGVEPPPNAEIHTFEVTAQINPLYKLGPKLAHGMNELAGDDRATIHQQQQLLLQRQQQHQLLLQSCLDTLDEVVAVASSSSASASALVPVCEAASVPDPMVDPEVTASLQPTKIVVPQVEGPPTQDGYRIHTQIDYIHCLVPDLLQITNLPCYWGVMDRYEAETLLEGKPEGTFLLRDSAQEDYLFSVSFRRYGRSLHARIEQWNHNFSFDVHDPSVFHAPTVTGLLEHYKDPNSCMFFEPLLSNPIHRTLPFSLQHVCRAVISSCTTYDGINVLPIPNTLKKHLKEYHYKQRVRVRRMDTWWE